The following nucleotide sequence is from Glycine max cultivar Williams 82 chromosome 9, Glycine_max_v4.0, whole genome shotgun sequence.
TATAAAGATCTGCAGTCATATCCATTCCATTCCCCTTCATTTCCTTATAAACACCAAGAGCCTCTTCACTACAATGTGCTATAGTATAGACTTCCAAAAGACATGCATATGTTATAAAATCTGGTGAAACTCCATTACTTTTCATCTCTTTATATATAGCCTTGGCCTGTCGGTGCTTCTGAGCTTTCAACATGGCACCCAACAGAGTGTTATATGTCACCACATTAGGCTTCGCACCAAGAACTTTCATTTCTTGGTAGACTTTCAAGCATTTATCATAATTTCCTGCCATGCTATACATCTTAATCAATGCTGAGAACGTTGCTGCATCAAGGCACCATTTCTCTGCTATTGCACGATCATATAGGCTCACAGCCTTGTCAACATTATTAGAAAGTGCATAAGCATATACCATGGCCGAGCATGTGATGCCATCAGGTTCATACCCAAAGCCAGACATCTTTTCAAACAACTCGACAGGCTTATTAGCACAGTTAACCATAGTTGAAAATGTAAAGTTATTAGGTTTTACCCCTCTTTGAAGCATTTCGTCGAACAACTTCTTTGCTCCTTCAAAATCCCTATACTTCCTAAACAAATTCAGGACCGCATTGTAAAAAATCAACTCCTTATCTATAGTGAAATTAATCCTGTTCAGGAAGTATTTAAGAACAAAGGATGCAGTGTTGGGATTTACCATCCTATTGAGAATAAATATAACATCTCCTTCTGAAACCATGTCCCCTATACCCTTCAAAATTGTGGAGACCTGTTGCTCCCATGGATTGCTTGATTCCAAAGACTCGGTGAGTTTGAGATGAGAACTGTACATGTTGATCAAGCACGAGTATGTAAAATTGTCTGGCTGGCAAGTCCATGAACTTTTCATGTCTTTAAAGATTTCAACAGCTTCATCCATGCAACCAACATCAGCACACATTTCAAAAAGCAAGTTATAAAGAAATACATCAACATTAATTCTCTTTTCCTTCATTTCCTTATAAACTCTCAGCGCATCCTCATGACACCGTGCTTTACAATAGGCTTCTAAAAGAGCTGCATAGGTAGGCCAATTGGGTGAAAATCCATTACTTATCATCTCCTCATATATAGCCTTGGTGTCCCCGGCTCTCTTAGCTCTCCCCATGACATTCAACAGAGTGTCATAAGTTTCCTTGATAGGCTTGGCACCAAGAACCTTCATATCATTGTAAACTCTTAAACATCCATCAAAATCGTCAAACTTCCCAAACATCTTAATCAATGCCAAGAATGCTGCCGTATCAACTCGCCATTTCTCTGTTTTTGCATGATCATACAGTTTCAAAGCCATATCAGCATTCCAACTACACGCATAAGCATGAATCATAAAGGATGTTACACCGGCATCAGGTTGAACCccaaaggagggcattttctcAAAAAACTCAATAGCCTTGTACGGCAAAGAAAACATGGAAGCAGAGCTAATTATAGTTGAAAACGTAATGAGATTTGGGTTGACCCCTCTTTGAAGCATTTCATCAAACACCTTCTCTTCACCTTCGAAATCCCTTACCGCCCTAAACAGCTTGAGGGTGACGTTGTAGAGAACAACGTGCCTAGAGGGTTTAATCTTCTGCGTGAAGTAGTAGTTAACAGCGAGGAGTGCAGTGTAGGGATTGACCATGGAATTGAGAATAACGACGGcatcggattcgaaaactttgTCCCCCAAAACTTGAAGGATTTGAGAGACGCGTTGCTGGGTGGGGTTGCAGGAGTCGAGAGACTTGGCGAGTTTGGTGAGAGATGAAGACCTGGCGTGATAGGGATTCTTCCAAAGGTGTTTGACTCTGGGGCTTTTGGGATTGACCCAGATGGAAGTTTTGGATAAAGACGAAGACTTTGCATCTGGGTCTTGTGGAGTGTAGGTGGCTTGGACTTGGAGAAGCGTTTTGGGATTATGAGATAAAGGGAAGGTGGGAAGTTTGAAATGGCGGGAAAAGCAAGAGAAGGAAATAGAAGTGGTGATGGGTTTACGGTAATGGAAGGCAGAAGAAcaaggaggagaagaagaagaagaagaagaagatgatgatgatgagcagATAAGGTAAGATTGAGCCATTTTCCTTCCCTCTCTCTAAGACTGTATATACGTATAACGCTCGAGAAAATTGATGAACAAAATGTAAACTGACTGATTGATGAACAAACATAAGtgcaaattgtttttttttttttcctgctgAATATGATTAATTCACTTTCTCGACGTGATCATGGATAAATTATTGGACTAGTTCAAGAAAATACAATCCCTtaaacattagtttttttttattgatataaattaaaagataaatataaaaaatttataataatttacatattctaTTTATCCAATTGAATTAAACTTTTTCGTAtattagtttaatttctattaacatGTTTATGTTTagagaaacaaaataagaatttaattaagtttGGGAATTGAAATAATACATCCGAAAAAGATTTCCTTAATTCCAAAAACTAATATGAAAATGTGttatactttctttttttttggttaggAATGTGTTATTCTTTCTGGAACCAAAATCAttctatttaaaataaacatgaacAATGACAAACCAAAAAATTtccagttatttacattttttcctgTAACAAACTTATATCAAAACAATGTTCGCCGAATAAGTTTCAGTTGCCTTGGTTCTTTGATAATTCCAATGTAAATAGAGCTTTTCAATAGCCAATACGATATTCGCCCTAGGAGTAACAATTTCAAAGGACTAGCAAATAGTATCAAATTAAGATcaagattaaattaatattagaaaATAGTATTAAAATCATGTTTTCCTACTTGTATTCACGCGAAGTTTCATACATAAATATACAGTACAAAATTTCCGCAAAAGGAATAGGAATATGCCAAAAAGATTAACATGGCACATGTTCCTAAAACAACACTATCAATACTAAAGGACCATTGTTGGAACACCTAAAACCAGAGAGTTCAAACCAGCAATTGATTCGGTTGAATCCCTAGACTCCAGCCATGATTTGGCTGCAGCCTTTGTAACCAAAAACCAGCCAGCCTTAGACTCATGAAATGGAGCATTGAGTTCCTTCAAATGTGATTCAAATACACTAGCCAAGCCTTTGTCTGAATACTTGTGTTTTCCTTGCCCAGTATTAATTCCAAGTAGTGGAGGAAGGTCCTCCCCTGATTCCAATGCCTTAGACAAGTCATTAATCCAAACATGTAATGCAGTCATGGCAGCTCCAACTGAGAGTTCTTTCAGATGCAAAGACCACTGAGTTTGGGATTTGAACTGGATATTTGTATATATCTCAAGCATGAGTCCTAAATCCAGAAGGTCACGTGCTCTTTCAGGCACATTCAGCTTGACACAAAGATCAATTAGACAATTGCATAAAGGCTTCTTTACTTCAGCATcaattgaatttaaaagttCTAATGCTTCCTTTCTAAAGGCTTCATCACCCTCCAGCTCTTCCATCAAATATCTTACCACAGTCCCAAGCTTTGTATTAGCCTTCTCAATGCAATCTGTTAGCTTACCAAGCTCTTCTTTTGGTGTTTGAGTCAGAACATTTAGAAGAGAACAGCAGAAGTGATCATTTGGAACAATGCCCAAATCCAGGAGCTGTTTAAATATCTTCACAACATCATCAGTTCGCTTTGCTTTTCCATAGCAGCAGATGAGTGATGTCATAACAAAAATAGTAGGTTGAAATCCAGATTGGATCATTTCATTCAACATCCCTTCTGCCTCTGAAACTTTACCACTGCGGGAATACATGGTAATCATGGATGAAAATGTCCAACTGTCAGGCTGGCAAGTCCCAGAACttttcatttcataaaaaatttcagATGCTCTATCTGTGTAGCCAACATCAGCACACATAGCTAAAAGCTTGTTATAAAGATCTGCAGTTATATCCATTCCATTCCCCTTCATTTCCTTATAAACACCAAGAGCCTCTTCACTACATTGTGCTCTAGTATAAACTTCCAAAAGTGATGCATATGTTATAAAATCTGGTGAAACTCCATTACTTTTCATCTCTTTATATATAGCTTTGGCCTGTCGGTGCTTCTTAGATCTCAACAAGGCACCCAACAGAGTGTTATATGTCACCACATTAGGCTTCACACCAACAACCTTCATTTCTTGGTAGACTTCTAAGCATTTATCATACTTTCCTGCCATGCTATACATCTTAATCAATGTTGAGAATGTTACTGCATCAAGGCTCCATTTCTCAGCTTTTGCACGATCATATAGGTTCACAGCCTTGTCAACATTATTAGTACGTGCATAAGCATATACCATGGCTGAGCATGTGACACCATCAGGTTCACACCCAAAGTGAGacatcttttcaaataacacCACAGCCTTATTAGGCAAACCAGACACGCTAGCACAGTTAACCAAAGTTGAAAATGTAATGTTGTCAGGTTTTACTCCTCTTTGAAGCATTTCATCAAACAACTTCTCTGCTCCTTGAAAATCCCTAGACTTCCTAAACAAATTCATGACCACATTGTAAAGAATCACCTCTTTATCTCTAGTGAAATTAATCATGTTCTGAAAGTATCTAAGAACAAAGGATGCAGTGTTGCGATCCACCATCCTATtgagaataaatataatatctcCTTCTGAAACATCGTCCCCCAGACCCTTTAAAATTGCAGAGACCTGTTGCTCCCATGGATTGCTCGACTCCAAAGACTCGATGAGTTTGAGATGAGAACTGTACATATTGATCAAGCATGAGTAAGTGAAATTGTCTGGCTGGCAAGTCCCCGAACGTTTCATGTTTTCAAAGATTTCAACAGCTTCATCCATGCAACCAACATCAGCACACATGTCAAAAAgcaagttatataaaaataaattcacatCCATTCcctttttcttcatttcattATAAACTCCCAGCGCATCCTCAGGAAATCGTGCTTTGCAATAGGCTTGTAAAAGAGCTGCATGGGTAGGCCAATTGGGTGAAAATCCATTACTTATCATCTCCTCATATATAGCCTTGGCATCCAAGGCCCTCTTAGCTCTCCCCATGGCATACAACAGAGCGTTATAAGTTACCATGTTAGGCTTCGCACCAAGAACCTTCATATCATTGTAAACACTTAGACACCCATCAAAATTCTCCAACATCCCACACATCTTAATCAATGCAGAGAACGCCGCAGTATCAACCCGCCATTTCTCCGCTTTTGCACGACCATACAGTTTCAAAGCCATGTCAGCATTCCCACTATGCGCATAAGCATGAATCATAAAGGAGGCTACACTCGCATCAGGTTCAACCCCGAAGGAGGGCATTTTCTCAAACCACTCCATAGCCTTATCTGGCAAGGAACACACGGAAGCAGAGCTAATTATAGTTGAAAACGTAATGAGATTTGGCTCGACCCCTCTTTGAAGCATTTCATCAAACAGCTTCTCTGAACCTTCAAAATCCTTTACCTCCCTCAACACCTTCAGGGTAACGTTGTAAAGAACAACGTGCTTACCGGGGCTAATCTTTTGCTGGAAGTACTTAAGGGCGAGAAGTGCAGTGTTGGGATTAGCCATCGTATTGAGAATAAACACAGCGTCGCGTTCTGCAACATTGTTCCCCAAAACGTTGAGGATTTCAGAGACGTGTTCCTCGGTGGGGTTGCACGAGTCCAGTGACTTGGCGAGCTTGGTGAGAGATGATGACCTGGCATGAGGGGAATTCTGCTGAAGCTGTTTGGCTCTGGGGCTTCTGGGATTGACCCAGAAGGATTTTTTGGATAAAGATGGAGACTTTGCATCTGGGTCGTCGAGTTTTGCGGCGTCTTGGAGAGTGTTGAAGGGTTGGAAGGAGAAGCGTGGGGCGTGGAGAAGGGTTTTGGAATGAGAAGGGATGATGGTGAAGAAGGGTATGCGATAATGGGATGAGAAGGAAGAAGCTGAACGGGAAGAGCAAAGAGGGTAAGGCTGAGCCATTTTCCCTCTGTCTGTTACTGTCTGAGTATACCACACCGATAGAATTGTTGGAGacagttgatattttttttttttttatcccaaGTCTGGAACACGCTTGCAAGATTTACATACACTtgagcaataaaaaaataaataaattaccaatttCGTCTCTAAAGTACTTATTTTTGTAAAGTTAATAAAGAATTACTCTGTCACATaatctagttttttttaataaaagattaacgtgataatgaattaatttttaaaagactgATTcggtgttaattttttaaaagaatttatatggtaatattttagatttagatTTTAATGTACTAATTTAaccactatttttttaaaaataataataataatatgggaACGCATGTGATTTGGTCAAGCCTTCTTAGTCTAAGACTCACTGAATTTACTTCTCCTTGATGAGAATGGCAGTGATTACCTTAGTCCAAACTGTGCGGGATGTCCTCCTTCATTTTACTTCTAGATGTAGTTTCTACCCCGCCTCTATGGTGAGATTGTCTCAGAGTAGGTAGTAGaggtaatttttgaaaaattaatatggTGGAAGTGTTATTGTTCATTTCATTTAGTTCAGGcagaaaatttaatatattggtATGGGAatgctctatatatatatatatatatatattaaacaataGAAATTTAGCCGCTACACTGGATACTAGTATCAGCTCTTCATTTACCCTACAAGATAACCAGAATTTTAATACTATATATACCTATATTGAACTTTTTTTAGGGGATACTTATATTGAACTTACTAAATACTAATACAAAATTtccacaaaagaaaaagaaaattgcatAAAAATAACATGGCATATCATTCTTAAAACAACCCTATTGATACTGAAGCGCCACTGTTGAAGCACCTGAAACCTGAGAGTTCAAATCATCAATTGTTTCAGCTGAACCCCTAGACTCCAGCCATGATTTGGCCGCCTCCTTTGTAACCAAAAACCAGCCAGCCTTATCTGGAGCCTGATGGAACGGAGCATTGAGTTCCCTCAAATGTGATTCAAATACACTAGCCAAACCTTTGTCTGAATACTTGTGTTTTCCCTGTCCAGTATTAACTCCAAGCAGTGGTGGAAGGTCTTCCCATGATTCCAATGCCTTAGACAAGTCATTTATCCAAACATGTAATGCGGTTATAGCAGCTCCAACTGAGAGTTTCTTCAAATGCAAAGACCACTGGGTTTCAGATCTGgattgtatatttttatatatctcAAGCATCAGTCCAAGGTCCAGAACGTCACGTGCTCTGTTCGGCGCATTCAGGCTGACACAAAGATCAATTAGACAATTGCATAACGGCTTTTTTACCTTAAAATCAATTGAATTAAGAAGTTCTGATGCTTCCTTTCTAAAATCTCCATCACCCTCCTGCCCTTCCACCAAATATCTTACCACAGAACCAAGCCTTGTATTAGCCTTCTCAATGCAGTCTGTTAGCTTACCAAACTCTTCTTTTGGTGTTTGAGTCATAACATTCAGAAGACAACAGCAGAAGTAAACATCTGGAACAATGCCCAAATCCAAGAGTTGCTTAAAAATCTTCACAACATCATCAGTTTGCTTAGCTCTCCCATAGCACTGGACAAGTGATGTCAGAACATAAATAGTTGGCTGAAATCCAGATTGGATCATTTCATTCAACATTCCTTCTGCTTCTGAAACCTTCCCATTGCAGGAATATACAGTAATTAAGGATGAAAATGTCAAGCTGTCAGGCTGACAAGTCCCAGAACTTTTCATGTCTTCAAAAATTTCAACAGCTTCCTCTATGCAACCAACATCAGCACACATATCTAATAGCCTGTTATAAAGATCCACAGTCATATCCATTCCATTCCCCTTCATTTCCTTATAAACACTGAGAGCATCTTCCCTATATTGTGCTCCAGCATAGATTCGCAAAAGAGTAGCATAGGTTATAAAATCCGGTGAAACCCCATTACTTATCATCTCTTTATATACATTCTTGGCCTGCCAAGACTTCTTAGATCTGAACAAGCTACCCAGCAGAGTGTTATACGTCACCACAGTAGGCTTCACACCGAGAACCTTCATTTCTCCGAAAATTCTCAAGCATTCAACATAGTTCCCTAACACGCCATACATCTTAATCAACGTCGAGAATGTTGACGCATCAAGGCTCCACTTCTCAGCCTTTGCACGACCATACAAGCTCAAAGCCATATCAACATTATTAGTTTGCGCATAAGCAGACACCATAGCCGAGCACGTCATGGCGTCAGGTTCACACCCGAAGCTCGGCATCTTCTTAAACCACTCCACGGCCTTATCGGGCAAGGCACACATCCTAGCAGAGTTTATCAAAGTCGAAAATGTAATGTTATCAGGTTTGACCCCTCTCTGAAGCATTTCATCGAACAGCTTCTCTGCACCTTCAAAATCCCTGGACTTCCTAAACGCCTTAAGAGTAGCATTGTAGAGAATCACCTCTTTGTCTGTGGAGGGTTTAATCTTGTCCCGGAAGTGACCGAGAACAAAGGGTGCGGTTTCGGGGTTCGTCATCTTATCGAGAATGAACACAGCGTCGCGCTCTGAAACGTTGTCACGGAGACCCTTGAGGATCGTGGACACGTGTTGCGCGCTGGGGGTGCACGAGTTCAACGACTCGGTGAGTCTGGCGAGGTAGCTGTACCTGGCGCTGGGCGATTTCGGTTGGAGGTGTTTGGCTCGGGGGCTGTTGGGATTGACCCAGATGCGGGTTTTGgataaagataaagaatttGCATCTGGGTCGTGAGAAGCAGCGTCTTGATGCAGCGCCTGAGAGGCTTTGGAGTGAAGCGAGAGGGATTTGTGGGAGGAAGCGGCGTTTGGGAATTTGAAATTGCgcagagaaaatgaagaagagatTGAGGTGGAAACATAATGGCGATCGTGGAAAAGAGAAGAGTGGGAAGCGCAAATGCACGAAGCCATTTTTGCTTTGTTCTTCTCACATAGACTGATACTGAGATGTGTTGCGCTAAATGTTTTTGGTTGCGCCCTGCGGGTGCGCGGGCACGGACGTATTTTTGGCGGCGTTGAGCGAGAAAGAGGACTGAATCATTTGAATAtaatgtttttctatttttaattcaacatagtagaaaattattatactttcatttaataaatatttttttcaatagatAGATATTTGACGGAAAAAAAAGgagatgaaatatttttttttaaatctttcgttctaattatatttttatccacATGATTCAAACTTATAATCTTATTTAAGATgactaataatatttaaatcaacgatttattgtaaaaaaaaatatatttcttatttgagaaagagagaaattatACAAAGATAaatccataaaataaataataaaaaattaatttagttaaagaaatataattaattaatattctaatttatacaatatacaatataaatatttgtattcTTTGATGCTGCGAATGAATTCGGCTTTGACGCAGTTTGTAACAAAGATAATATGTATTTATACacattatagtattttttaaaataaaattagtactaataacattataaaatattattcataaattataaaaaaaattgaattaatattctcatatatttttactaaaatgtaCTAGATTGGGGTTAAAAAATTagcaaatgaaaaaatataatacctTAAGAGAATTGTAAGTgtgcttttatatatttaaaattaatatattttgaaatgttaaaatataaaagaaaattcaatgtaaattaaaaataaataaatgtttaataaagataaattttaaaacataaaagaaaatgtcTAACAAGAGGATTAAGATCCTGTGCTCTTAAATTTTTAGGTGTTGAAATCTTAgccatacaaaatatattttattaaaaccaaGCATGAAAAAAGTCACTAAAGAGCTATATAACTCATGCAGCTAGAAATGAAGTGAAGGGAATCCAGTTTGTTCTCAGTCGAAAGAGTGTCTATCTTTGTTCTTTTCTGCAACCGAGTTAAGCAAAATGGGAATGCGAGGTATCTTCCTTTCGTTAGGGGAGCACCAGATGCATAGTTAGTCCCACATTGATGAATATAACAAGAGCTTCACAGAATATATAGCCCAGGCCACAGTAAAAGCTTGTCCCTTCGGGGACATCTGATAAAATTGGAACGATACAGAGAAGATTAGCATGGCCCCTGCGCAAGGATGACACGCACAAATCGAGAAATggtccaaatttttttttccatgttccttctttcaatattttcagACATTCTGGTTAAGATTGAAAGCCTTCTTTGTCTAACAGCAATTAATGATAGACAATAAGAGAATCCTTTTCTGCGGCAAAATGTAGAATGCGaatacataaaattttattattgttaaaagttATACGAGTAATCATGAATAAGAGGGACATGCCCTTTGGGGTGGGTTTTCAGCTCAATTAGAGTCCAAGTTTTGGTTTTATTGAACATATTTTGTGGGATTTTCTCTGCACAGGCAGTCGAGGCCTCTCTGCAGTAAGTGCTCACTTTGAAAACATAATTATTCATTTGTGTCTCTTCTTTTGTGTATTTCATATAACCCTTTAACAATTTCTTATTGCCTATTTGATGTTTTCCTGCCCAATTTTGAATTCTCAAAACACAAGAATTGTGTGTGCTACATATGATAGGAAGATGGATAATTTCattttagtgaatttcaatgatgaaaactgaaaagaaCTTCATACATAATAAAGGAACatgaaagaatagaaaaatagaataaaacacTAAATACTTCAGCTTTCCCTTGTCCAATAAAATTAATGAGGCTAGACAGTAGTAGCACAGAGAAACTGATATTGGCAGGGAAGAGAATAAGGAACATGGGATAGAGAATGGAAGTTAGAAAGCTTCCAATTCTAACAGAAATATTTTGCTTGATGCAGATATGATCCCTTTCGAAATTAACTTTTGACATAGCATGATCAGTGATAGGTGCTTTCCAGAGTTTCTTAGAGAGTGAACCTTCCTTCCTTGGAAATATAATGTGCCTTGAGAGTTGTATACACTATGACTCTCCTTTCCTCCTCCACTTGAACCACTTGTCATTCTAGAGTTAGGGGTTGGCATTACAAGCTAAAAATTTGGTCCCAAAATCTGACGtatgtatgaaaaatatttgtatgcTACCATCCATTGTGGACTAGTTTAATTTGCAAGATGATGATGTTCATATACAACATCTTCCATCACCCATGAGTTTGGTTCAAAAAGATGTTCCCTAGCTACTggatgttagaaaatgatttctGAAGTGATGGACttccatttatttaattaaaaaaaatggttgcaTGGTAACTTGAACTTGACGTGTACTAGAATCCATTTTTGTGATCAATAGATATTGGAAATCACATGAGGGCGCTTGAATAATATATCCTAGTTATATGAATCT
It contains:
- the LOC100818251 gene encoding pentatricopeptide repeat-containing protein At4g16390, chloroplastic — its product is MAQSYLICSSSSSSSSSSSSPPCSSAFHYRKPITTSISFSCFSRHFKLPTFPLSHNPKTLLQVQATYTPQDPDAKSSSLSKTSIWVNPKSPRVKHLWKNPYHARSSSLTKLAKSLDSCNPTQQRVSQILQVLGDKVFESDAVVILNSMVNPYTALLAVNYYFTQKIKPSRHVVLYNVTLKLFRAVRDFEGEEKVFDEMLQRGVNPNLITFSTIISSASMFSLPYKAIEFFEKMPSFGVQPDAGVTSFMIHAYACSWNADMALKLYDHAKTEKWRVDTAAFLALIKMFGKFDDFDGCLRVYNDMKVLGAKPIKETYDTLLNVMGRAKRAGDTKAIYEEMISNGFSPNWPTYAALLEAYCKARCHEDALRVYKEMKEKRINVDVFLYNLLFEMCADVGCMDEAVEIFKDMKSSWTCQPDNFTYSCLINMYSSHLKLTESLESSNPWEQQVSTILKGIGDMVSEGDVIFILNRMVNPNTASFVLKYFLNRINFTIDKELIFYNAVLNLFRKYRDFEGAKKLFDEMLQRGVKPNNFTFSTMVNCANKPVELFEKMSGFGYEPDGITCSAMVYAYALSNNVDKAVSLYDRAIAEKWCLDAATFSALIKMYSMAGNYDKCLKVYQEMKVLGAKPNVVTYNTLLGAMLKAQKHRQAKAIYKEMKSNGVSPDFITYACLLEVYTIAHCSEEALGVYKEMKGNGMDMTADLYNKLLAMCADVGYTDRAAEIFYEMKSSGTCQPDSWTFSSMITMYSRSGKVSEAEGMLNEMIQSGFQPTIFVLTSLVHCYGKAKRTDDVVKVFKQLLDLGIVPNDHFCCSLLNVLTQTPKEEYGKLTDCIEKANTKLGSVVKYLVEEEGDGDFKKEASEFLNSIDAKVKMPLCNCLIDLCVKLNVPERACDLLDLGLVLEIYPNIQSKSQTQWSLHLKELSVGAAMTALHVWINELSKALESGEDLPPLLGINTGKGKLKYSEKGLAGVFESHLKELHAPFHEAKAGWFLVTKAAAKSWLESRGSIADLNFELYGFTCSNFQQ
- the LOC100818701 gene encoding pentatricopeptide repeat-containing protein At4g16390, chloroplastic, encoding MAQPYPLCSSRSASSFSSHYRIPFFTIIPSHSKTLLHAPRFSFQPFNTLQDAAKLDDPDAKSPSLSKKSFWVNPRSPRAKQLQQNSPHARSSSLTKLAKSLDSCNPTEEHVSEILNVLGNNVAERDAVFILNTMANPNTALLALKYFQQKISPGKHVVLYNVTLKVLREVKDFEGSEKLFDEMLQRGVEPNLITFSTIISSASVCSLPDKAMEWFEKMPSFGVEPDASVASFMIHAYAHSGNADMALKLYGRAKAEKWRVDTAAFSALIKMCGMLENFDGCLSVYNDMKVLGAKPNMVTYNALLYAMGRAKRALDAKAIYEEMISNGFSPNWPTHAALLQAYCKARFPEDALGVYNEMKKKGMDVNLFLYNLLFDMCADVGCMDEAVEIFENMKRSGTCQPDNFTYSCLINMYSSHLKLIESLESSNPWEQQVSAILKGLGDDVSEGDIIFILNRMVDRNTASFVLRYFQNMINFTRDKEVILYNVVMNLFRKSRDFQGAEKLFDEMLQRGVKPDNITFSTLVNCASVSGLPNKAVVLFEKMSHFGCEPDGVTCSAMVYAYARTNNVDKAVNLYDRAKAEKWSLDAVTFSTLIKMYSMAGKYDKCLEVYQEMKVVGVKPNVVTYNTLLGALLRSKKHRQAKAIYKEMKSNGVSPDFITYASLLEVYTRAQCSEEALGVYKEMKGNGMDITADLYNKLLAMCADVGYTDRASEIFYEMKSSGTCQPDSWTFSSMITMYSRSGKVSEAEGMLNEMIQSGFQPTIFVMTSLICCYGKAKRTDDVVKIFKQLLDLGIVPNDHFCCSLLNVLTQTPKEELGKLTDCIEKANTKLGTVVRYLMEELEGDEAFRKEALELLNSIDAEVKKPLCNCLIDLCVKLNVPERARDLLDLGLMLEIYTNIQFKSQTQWSLHLKELSVGAAMTALHVWINDLSKALESGEDLPPLLGINTGQGKHKYSDKGLASVFESHLKELNAPFHESKAGWFLVTKAAAKSWLESRDSTESIAGLNSLVLGVPTMVL
- the LOC100819233 gene encoding pentatricopeptide repeat-containing protein At4g16390, chloroplastic — encoded protein: MASCICASHSSLFHDRHYVSTSISSSFSLRNFKFPNAASSHKSLSLHSKASQALHQDAASHDPDANSLSLSKTRIWVNPNSPRAKHLQPKSPSARYSYLARLTESLNSCTPSAQHVSTILKGLRDNVSERDAVFILDKMTNPETAPFVLGHFRDKIKPSTDKEVILYNATLKAFRKSRDFEGAEKLFDEMLQRGVKPDNITFSTLINSARMCALPDKAVEWFKKMPSFGCEPDAMTCSAMVSAYAQTNNVDMALSLYGRAKAEKWSLDASTFSTLIKMYGVLGNYVECLRIFGEMKVLGVKPTVVTYNTLLGSLFRSKKSWQAKNVYKEMISNGVSPDFITYATLLRIYAGAQYREDALSVYKEMKGNGMDMTVDLYNRLLDMCADVGCIEEAVEIFEDMKSSGTCQPDSLTFSSLITVYSCNGKVSEAEGMLNEMIQSGFQPTIYVLTSLVQCYGRAKQTDDVVKIFKQLLDLGIVPDVYFCCCLLNVMTQTPKEEFGKLTDCIEKANTRLGSVVRYLVEGQEGDGDFRKEASELLNSIDFKVKKPLCNCLIDLCVSLNAPNRARDVLDLGLMLEIYKNIQSRSETQWSLHLKKLSVGAAITALHVWINDLSKALESWEDLPPLLGVNTGQGKHKYSDKGLASVFESHLRELNAPFHQAPDKAGWFLVTKEAAKSWLESRGSAETIDDLNSQVSGASTVALQYQ